Proteins encoded in a region of the Flavobacterium sp. MDT1-60 genome:
- a CDS encoding RagB/SusD family nutrient uptake outer membrane protein, with protein MKKIQIKIMGISLFMMTMLFSSCTDDLNQSPDTGDSVSSDELFADPAAYKGNLAKLYAGFATTGQQGPAGSPDISGIDEGTSQYIRGFWMMQELTTDEAVIAWNDGTIKDFHSQTWSSSDTFIAATFARFSFQIVNCNEFLRQTTDEKLAGRGVTDAAVLADIKVYRAEARFLRALTYWHLVDTFGAGSLVTEDSPTTFYYPEYATRAELYKFIDEELTAVEQLLKAPKTNELYRADQAAAWMLHAKLYMNAKVYIGTDNYVGALPLIQKVISSGYSIHNNYNQLFLADNDKNGAQNEFIFAVAFDGIKTQTYGGTTFLVHAPVGGSMPIAQFGINGGWGGIRTTSAFVNKFDANTVDTRGQFYTAGQSKEIADLGSFTDGYAIQKFKNVDVNGVQGSDKAGNFADTDFPIFRLADAYLMYAECAVRGAGGSLGTATTYVNALRTRAKGNIITQTDLNLNFILDERGRELHWEGHRRTDLVRFGKFTGGAYLWPWKGNVASGTSTQSYRDLFPIPAGVLASNQKLKQNPGY; from the coding sequence ATGAAAAAGATACAAATAAAAATAATGGGTATTTCTTTGTTTATGATGACGATGTTGTTTTCATCATGTACAGATGATTTAAACCAATCACCAGATACGGGAGATTCTGTAAGCAGTGACGAACTTTTTGCAGATCCTGCCGCTTACAAAGGAAACTTAGCTAAATTATATGCTGGTTTTGCAACTACAGGACAACAAGGCCCAGCAGGAAGTCCTGATATTTCAGGAATTGACGAAGGAACAAGCCAATATATCAGAGGTTTCTGGATGATGCAGGAATTAACAACTGATGAAGCTGTTATTGCCTGGAATGATGGTACGATTAAAGATTTTCATTCGCAAACATGGTCATCATCAGATACTTTTATTGCCGCTACATTTGCACGTTTTTCTTTTCAAATCGTGAACTGTAATGAGTTTTTAAGACAAACGACAGATGAAAAATTAGCAGGAAGAGGAGTAACAGATGCTGCAGTATTAGCAGATATTAAAGTGTATCGTGCAGAAGCTCGTTTTTTAAGAGCATTAACATACTGGCATTTAGTAGATACTTTTGGAGCCGGATCTTTAGTAACTGAAGATTCACCAACTACATTCTATTATCCTGAGTATGCTACAAGAGCTGAATTGTATAAGTTTATTGATGAAGAGCTTACAGCTGTTGAACAATTATTAAAAGCACCAAAAACAAATGAATTATATCGTGCTGATCAGGCGGCTGCATGGATGCTGCATGCTAAATTGTATATGAATGCTAAAGTTTATATTGGTACAGATAATTATGTAGGAGCACTTCCATTAATTCAAAAAGTTATTAGTTCTGGTTATTCTATTCATAATAACTACAACCAGTTGTTTTTAGCTGATAATGATAAAAATGGAGCGCAAAATGAATTTATTTTTGCTGTTGCTTTTGACGGAATTAAAACTCAAACTTATGGAGGAACAACATTTTTAGTTCATGCACCAGTGGGAGGAAGTATGCCTATAGCTCAGTTTGGTATCAACGGTGGCTGGGGAGGTATTAGAACAACATCAGCTTTTGTAAATAAATTTGATGCTAATACAGTAGATACTCGTGGACAATTTTACACAGCTGGTCAATCTAAAGAAATTGCAGATCTTGGTTCATTTACAGACGGATATGCTATTCAGAAGTTTAAAAATGTTGATGTTAATGGTGTTCAGGGATCAGATAAAGCCGGAAATTTTGCAGATACTGATTTTCCAATTTTCAGATTAGCTGATGCTTACTTAATGTATGCAGAATGTGCAGTTAGAGGAGCAGGAGGTAGTTTAGGAACTGCAACTACTTATGTAAATGCTTTAAGAACCAGAGCAAAAGGTAATATCATAACTCAAACGGATCTTAACTTAAATTTCATTTTAGATGAAAGAGGAAGAGAACTTCATTGGGAAGGACACCGTAGAACTGATTTGGTTCGTTTCGGAAAATTTACCGGAGGTGCTTATTTATGGCCTTGGAAAGGGAATGTTGCCTCAGGTACTTCGACTCAATCTTACAGGGATTTATTCCCAATCCCGGCAGGGGTATTAGCTTCAAATCAAAAATTAAAACAAAATCCTGGATACTAA
- a CDS encoding SusC/RagA family TonB-linked outer membrane protein — translation MGKKTLNVSLEEDTNQLKEVVVQVGYGTVKKKDATGAVTVLTTKDFNKGPVTSADQMIQGRVAGLQIINGGGSPGADPVVRIRSGSSLSASNDPLYVIDGVPVAAGGVEGGRNPLSTINQNDIESISVLKDASATAIYGSRASNGVIIITTKKGKAGDIKISYNGNFQVSEVTEKVDALSSGQFRDFVTANGTAAQQALLGSANTNWQDEIYRTAMGTDQNISASGGQDNIAYRASVGYTNLNGVLLRDNFERTTLGVSLTGDFFDKHLKVQVNNNTSVINSNYSNTGAVGSAIAYDPTQAVKNADGTYFQWLTSPTEFNQLAVKNPVAMINQQNNLGTFYRSIGNIQLDYKLHFLPELKAVANFGYDQMNGRGYGGTNSDYLNGLKGSGYNNTYENTEKRNNKVMDLYLNYNKRIEAIDTQLDVTAGYTYQDFREEKNKSNYNFENNLNTVELFTPTHINLQSFFGRANISVADKYLVTLSLRRDGTSRFAEANRWSNFPAASVAWKLNEESFLKDVSDITSLKLRGGWGITGQQNIGVSYPSLPLYLASNSAAQYQIGNTFYTTYRPQPYNSNLKWEETTTVNVGLDFGLFNNRITGSADVYQRTTDDLLLYTQNPAFFGFSNYDNYNVGSIKNKGIELSAEVVPVQNNNLEWRIGGNITFQDSKITKLTTTQDNTPGIDVGDISGGTGNKIQNHQVGYAPSSFYVYEQAYGADGKPLDGVFVDRNKDGIVNADDRYRFHKPAADIFYGFYTSLTYKSWDMSMNWRGSWGNYMYNNVDSGSGTYNNILTRQSDLSNGVENLLETGFKKSSDFQLHSDYYVQDASFVRLDNVAIGYTFTQKIKGVSMLKLTASAQNVLTITKYDGLNPEISGGVDNNIYPRPITFTLGLNANF, via the coding sequence ATGGGCAAAAAAACACTAAATGTTTCTTTAGAAGAAGATACGAACCAACTTAAAGAAGTTGTGGTACAAGTAGGTTACGGTACTGTTAAGAAAAAAGACGCAACAGGTGCAGTGACAGTATTAACAACTAAAGATTTTAATAAAGGACCTGTAACGTCTGCAGATCAAATGATTCAAGGTAGAGTAGCTGGTTTACAGATCATAAACGGAGGTGGTTCTCCAGGAGCTGATCCAGTGGTAAGAATTAGAAGTGGTTCTTCTCTTAGTGCCAGCAACGATCCATTGTATGTAATTGATGGTGTTCCGGTTGCAGCTGGAGGAGTTGAAGGAGGTAGAAATCCCTTGTCTACTATTAACCAAAATGATATTGAATCTATTTCTGTTTTAAAAGATGCTTCAGCTACGGCTATTTATGGTTCAAGAGCTTCTAATGGAGTAATTATTATAACTACTAAAAAAGGTAAAGCCGGAGACATTAAAATTAGCTATAACGGAAACTTCCAGGTTTCAGAAGTTACCGAAAAGGTTGATGCTTTGTCAAGCGGCCAATTTAGAGATTTTGTAACTGCAAACGGAACTGCTGCGCAACAAGCTTTATTAGGTTCTGCAAATACAAACTGGCAGGACGAAATTTACAGAACTGCCATGGGTACGGATCAAAACATATCTGCTAGCGGTGGTCAAGACAATATTGCTTATCGCGCATCTGTTGGATATACGAATTTAAACGGTGTTTTGTTAAGAGATAATTTTGAGAGAACTACATTAGGAGTTTCGCTTACAGGTGACTTTTTTGATAAGCATTTAAAAGTTCAGGTAAATAATAATACATCTGTAATAAATAGTAATTACAGTAATACTGGTGCAGTTGGGTCTGCTATTGCTTATGATCCTACTCAAGCTGTAAAAAATGCTGATGGTACTTATTTTCAATGGTTGACAAGTCCAACAGAATTTAATCAGCTAGCTGTAAAAAATCCAGTAGCTATGATTAATCAGCAAAATAACCTAGGTACTTTTTATAGAAGTATCGGAAATATTCAATTAGATTATAAATTACACTTTTTGCCGGAATTAAAAGCTGTTGCAAATTTTGGTTATGATCAAATGAATGGTAGAGGTTATGGTGGTACTAACTCAGATTATTTAAATGGTCTTAAGGGATCTGGATATAATAATACTTATGAGAATACAGAAAAGAGAAATAATAAAGTAATGGATCTGTATCTTAACTATAACAAAAGAATTGAGGCAATTGATACGCAGTTAGATGTTACAGCAGGTTATACTTATCAAGATTTTAGAGAAGAGAAAAATAAATCAAACTACAATTTTGAGAATAATTTGAATACAGTAGAATTATTTACTCCAACACATATTAATTTACAGTCTTTCTTTGGAAGAGCTAATATTAGTGTTGCTGATAAATATTTAGTAACTCTTTCCCTAAGACGTGATGGAACTTCAAGATTTGCAGAAGCAAATCGATGGTCAAATTTCCCGGCAGCTTCTGTAGCTTGGAAATTGAATGAAGAAAGTTTCTTAAAAGATGTTAGCGATATTACTTCATTAAAATTAAGAGGAGGCTGGGGTATAACTGGACAGCAAAATATTGGAGTAAGTTATCCTTCTTTGCCATTATATTTAGCATCAAATAGTGCGGCTCAATATCAAATAGGAAATACATTTTATACAACCTACAGACCACAGCCATACAATAGCAACCTGAAATGGGAAGAAACTACAACAGTAAATGTTGGATTAGATTTTGGACTTTTCAATAATAGAATTACAGGTAGTGCAGATGTTTATCAAAGAACAACTGATGATTTATTATTATATACTCAAAACCCCGCATTTTTCGGATTTTCTAATTATGATAACTATAATGTTGGTAGTATTAAAAATAAAGGAATTGAATTGTCTGCTGAAGTAGTTCCGGTACAAAATAATAATTTAGAGTGGAGAATTGGAGGGAATATTACTTTCCAGGATTCAAAAATCACAAAATTAACTACTACTCAAGATAATACTCCGGGTATTGATGTAGGTGATATTTCTGGAGGAACAGGAAATAAAATTCAAAATCATCAGGTTGGTTATGCGCCAAGCTCATTTTATGTATACGAACAAGCGTATGGTGCAGACGGAAAACCTTTAGATGGTGTTTTTGTGGATCGCAATAAAGACGGAATTGTAAATGCTGATGACAGATACCGTTTTCACAAACCTGCAGCTGATATTTTTTACGGATTCTATACTAGCTTAACTTACAAAAGCTGGGATATGTCTATGAACTGGAGAGGTTCATGGGGTAACTATATGTACAATAATGTTGATTCTGGTTCTGGTACTTATAACAATATTCTAACTAGACAAAGCGATTTATCAAATGGTGTTGAAAATCTTTTGGAAACGGGATTTAAAAAATCAAGCGACTTTCAATTACACTCTGATTACTACGTACAAGATGCTTCTTTCGTGAGACTTGATAACGTTGCAATTGGATATACTTTTACTCAAAAAATAAAAGGTGTTTCAATGCTGAAATTAACAGCATCGGCTCAAAATGTTTTGACAATTACAAAATATGACGGATTGAATCCTGAAATTTCAGGAGGTGTAGATAACAACATTTATCCTCGTCCAATTACTTTTACGTTAGGATTAAACGCTAACTTCTAA
- a CDS encoding carboxypeptidase-like regulatory domain-containing protein has product MKTIYKKLLFLFLLLPFSVLAQNTLSGTVVDKATGQPIPGVNVNVQGAPSGASTGFDGNYQLSNVKSGNKIVVSFIGYKTQTIDFNGQKNTKCFFRRRYEPT; this is encoded by the coding sequence ATGAAAACAATTTACAAAAAGTTGTTATTTTTATTCCTATTGTTGCCGTTTTCTGTGTTAGCTCAAAACACTTTAAGCGGGACCGTTGTCGATAAAGCAACGGGACAGCCAATACCGGGAGTAAATGTAAATGTACAAGGTGCTCCAAGCGGTGCATCAACAGGATTTGATGGTAATTACCAACTATCAAATGTTAAAAGCGGAAACAAAATTGTTGTTTCTTTTATTGGATACAAAACGCAAACCATTGATTTCAATGGGCAAAAAAACACTAAATGTTTCTTTAGAAGAAGATACGAACCAACTTAA
- a CDS encoding LacI family DNA-binding transcriptional regulator encodes MKRKITLKQIAKELDVSISTVSKSLRNSLEIGEETRLKVQAFAKFYNYKPNNIALSLKNRKTKSIGIIIPEIVHYFFSTVINGIEQVANENGYSVVICLSDDSFDKEVLNMEMLANGSIDGFIMSLSKETQYKGDFHHITEVINQGMPVVMFDRVTNDILCDKVIIDDKAAAYEAVQSLIDNGRKKIALVTTVDYVSVGKLRTDGYEKALLDNGLPFNEDLIIKIEDVDTCEITISQLLHDRAFDAVFAVNELFAVTIIKTANKMGLKVPEDLAVIAFTDGIISKYSTPSITTVSQSGEKMGNKAAKMLIERLEAGHDDDEEENENYTTEVIETHLIKRESTD; translated from the coding sequence ATGAAACGTAAAATCACTTTAAAACAGATTGCAAAGGAACTAGACGTCTCTATTTCAACTGTCTCAAAATCACTAAGAAACAGTTTAGAAATAGGGGAAGAAACGCGCTTAAAAGTGCAGGCTTTTGCAAAGTTTTACAACTATAAACCCAACAATATTGCCCTTAGTTTAAAAAATCGAAAAACCAAAAGTATTGGTATTATCATTCCGGAAATTGTACATTATTTTTTCTCCACTGTAATCAACGGAATCGAACAGGTTGCTAACGAAAATGGTTATAGTGTCGTAATATGTTTATCTGATGATTCTTTCGACAAAGAAGTCCTAAACATGGAGATGTTGGCCAACGGAAGTATCGATGGTTTTATCATGTCTCTTTCTAAAGAAACCCAGTATAAAGGCGACTTTCACCACATTACAGAAGTTATAAATCAGGGAATGCCGGTTGTAATGTTCGACCGCGTGACCAATGATATTTTATGCGATAAAGTTATTATTGATGATAAAGCTGCTGCTTATGAAGCGGTTCAAAGCTTAATTGATAATGGCAGAAAAAAGATCGCATTAGTTACTACTGTCGATTACGTAAGTGTTGGAAAATTAAGAACAGATGGTTACGAAAAAGCACTTTTGGACAACGGATTACCTTTTAACGAAGATTTAATCATCAAAATTGAAGATGTCGATACCTGCGAAATTACAATTAGTCAGCTTTTACATGACAGAGCTTTTGATGCCGTTTTTGCGGTAAACGAACTTTTTGCAGTAACAATTATCAAAACAGCCAACAAAATGGGACTTAAAGTTCCTGAAGATTTAGCCGTAATCGCTTTTACCGACGGAATTATTTCTAAATACTCAACACCAAGCATTACAACCGTAAGTCAAAGTGGTGAAAAAATGGGTAATAAAGCAGCTAAAATGCTAATTGAAAGGTTGGAAGCCGGACATGATGATGACGAAGAAGAAAACGAAAATTATACTACTGAAGTTATAGAAACACACTTAATAAAAAGAGAATCTACTGACTAA